In the genome of Triticum urartu cultivar G1812 chromosome 5, Tu2.1, whole genome shotgun sequence, one region contains:
- the LOC125509150 gene encoding senescence-induced receptor-like serine/threonine-protein kinase isoform X2, with protein MGLNRSMGCTIPCFLIFLAASLLHVHVHSDADSLDEGFISIDCGLPGGSSYLDEKTGFNYTSDDGYINTGENHNISVEYNALELLRSSLNLRSFPNGGRNCYTLSPATTGFKYLVRATFLHGNYDGKERDLVRLPLVFDLYMGLHFWDRISVSSTTTMYVAEAIFVAEVSSISVCLIDIGSGTAFVSSLEMRQMKSSLYPVALQNQSIALQERRSLGASSLVRYPDDPYDRLWWPSNGTSRWLNLSTTSEIKHYLTDEVEVPIRVLQTAVTSPTTSIPLNLSWTVPSAWLAMAPPGYYLNLYYTDFQNQHKREFDIYYNGFLWEANNRPVSPAYLFADYTTATAIVTDASGFYNVCIIATNTSVLPPILSAYEIYYLIQHDDTATDTQDVEAMMNIKSEYQVEKNWMGDPCLPEKYTWIGLTCRSDGVTSRVKTLDMSNSDLQGAISEQFSFLKSLQYLNLSFNNLNGPVPDSLTNLLSLRVLDLSGNHLDGPIPEALCMARSLTLRYDTINGDPCNGKSPHKENTLLITVVAVPVVIMALLACTLTVFCFCRKQVPSVLLGCVDLPGPKSQENCKGHIHTSDSREFTYAELVAITNNFSACIGEGGYGPVFHGQLKDGTQVAVKMHSPTSATGKGMEEFLAEVGSLTTVHHRYLVVLVGYCTDKDHLALIYEYMPNGSLYDNIRGRNAIVQTLGWRDRARIALEAAQGLDYLHTGCVLPIIHRDLKAHNILLGHDMVAKISDFGLSKSYINVAQSHISVTAAGTLGYIDPEYCVSGRLTTSSDVFSFGVVLLEIVTGEPPILPTPVHIVQRVKEKVIMGDIEAIVDRRLHCQYDFSSIWKVVDMALLCTREVSSERPTMSMVVAQLKDALALEESRVSSSTISQVGSNVDLSISWVASGR; from the exons ACGAAGGATTCATCAGCATAGACTGCGGGCTTCCAGGTGGATCCAGCTACCTGGACGAGAAAACAGGTTTCAACTACACTTCAGACGATGGGTACATAAACACCGGAGAGAACCACAACATCTCTGTAGAATACAATGCTCTTGAACTGCTCAGGTCAAGTTTGAACCTCAGAAGCTTTCCCAATGGAGGCCGGAACTGCTACACCTTGTCTCCTGCCACGACAGGCTTCAAGTACCTCGTGAGAGCAACGTTCTTGCACGGGAATTATGATGGTAAGGAGCGTGACCTCGTCAGGTTGCCACTGGTGTTTGATCTCTACATGGGGCTCCATTTCTGGGACCGGATCAGCGTCAGCAGCACTACGACGATGTACGTCGCGGAGGCAATCTTTGTGGCTGAGGTAAGCTCAATATCCGTTTGCTTGATAGACATTGGCAGTGGGACTGCCTTTGTGTCGTCACTGGAGATGAGGCAGATGAAGAGCTCATTGTACCCAGTAGCCTTGCAAAATCAGTCCATCGCGCTCCAGGAACGGCGTAGCCTTGGTGCAAGCAGCCTAGTCAG GTATCCGGATGATCCCTACGATCGTTTGTGGTGGCCATCAAACGGTACCTCACGGTGGCTGAATCTATCGACAACAAGTGAAATTAAACATTATTTAACTGATGAAGTTGAGGTACCAATTAGAGTGCTCCAAACTGCCGTCACCTCGCCTACCACCTCCATCCCTCTCAACTTGTCGTGGACAGTTCCTTCTGCCTGGCTGGCCATGGCACCGCCTGGGTACTACCTCAATTTGTATTATACTGATTTCCAGAATCAACACAAACGGGAATTTGATATATACTACAATGGCTTCCTGTGGGAGGCAAATAATCGGCCAGTCAGCCCAGCCTATCTCTTTGCAGACTATACAACTGCCACCGCTATAGTCACTGATGCCAGCGGTTTCTACAATGTCTGCATCATCGCTACCAACACCTCTGTGCTCCCTCCCATACTAAGTGCATACGAGATATACTACCTCATCCAGCATGATGATACTGCAACCGATACACAAGATG TTGAAGCAATGATGAATATCAAAAGTGAATACCAAGTCGAGAAGAACTGGATGGGTGACCCATGTTTACCCGAAAAATATACATGGATTGGATTGACATGTAGAAGTGATGGAGTGACATCAAGAGTAAAAACTTT GGACATGTCCAACAGTGATTTGCAAGGTGCAATATCTGAACAATTTTCTTTTTTGAAATCACTCCAATACTT GAATCTGTCGTTCAATAATTTAAATGGACCAGTGCCCGATTCTTTGACAAACTTATTGTCCCTTCGTGTCCT CGATCTATCAGGGAATCATCTTGATGGTCCAATTCCTGAAGCTTTATGCATGGCACGCTCACTTACTTTAAG GTATGACACCATAAATGGAGATCCATGCAATGGAAAATCACCACATAAGGAAAACACCCTCCTCATAACTGTCGTAGCAGTACCTGTGGTGATAATGGCATTGCTGGCATGTACATTGACAGTGTTTTGTTTCTGCAGAAAGCAAG TTCCAAGTGTGCTACTGGGATGTGTTGATCTGCCAGGTCCCAAAAGTCAAGAAAACTGTAAAGGTCATATACACACATCCGACAGCCGTGAATTCACATATGCGGAGTTGGTTGCAATAACAAACAATTTTTCCGCATGCATTGGTGAAGGAGGTTATGGACCTGTCTTCCATGGCCAATTAAAAGATGGTACCCAGGTTGCTGTCAAGATGCATTCTCCAACATCAGCAACAGGAAAAGGGATGGAAGAGTTTTTAGCTGAG gTTGGGAGCTTAACAACCGTGCACCATAGGTATCTCGTTGTGCTGGTTGGCTACTGCACTGACAAGGACCATTTAGCTCTAATTTATGAGTACATGCCTAATGGAAGTCTTTATGATAACATACGAG GCAGAAATGCAATTGTTCAGACACTGGGATGGCGTGATCGAGCACGGATTGCACTTGAAGCTGCCCAAG GTTTGGACTACTTGCACACGGGATGCGTATTACCAATAATTCATAGAGACTTGAAGGCGCACAACATTCTTCTAGGACATGACATGGTTGCTAAGATCTCAGATTTTGGATTGTCCAAGTCATACATCAATGTGGCACAAAGTCACATATCTGTGACAGCTGCAGGAACTCTAGGCTACATCGATCCAGA GTACTGTGTTAGCGGCAGGCTCACCACAAGCAGTGATGTCTTCAGCTTTGGAGTGGTTTTACTAGAGATTGTCACAGGTGAACCTCCAATCTTGCCGACCCCTGTGCATATTGTGCAGCGTGTAAAGGAGAAGGTTATCATGGGCGATATTGAGGCAATTGTTGATCGAAGACTTCACTGTCAATATGACTTCAGTTCTATTTGGAAGGTTGTGGACATGGCCCTGCTTTGCACAAGAGAGGTGTCCAGTGAGAGGCCAACAATGAGTATGGTGGTGGCTCAGCTAAAGGACGCTCTAGCACTGGAAGAATCACGTGTAAGTTCAAGCACCATTAGCCAAGTCGGTTCTAATGTGGACCTGTCAATTAGCTGGGTAGCATCAGGAAGATGA
- the LOC125509150 gene encoding senescence-induced receptor-like serine/threonine-protein kinase isoform X1: protein MGLNRSMGCTIPCFLIFLAASLLHVHVHSDADSLDEGFISIDCGLPGGSSYLDEKTGFNYTSDDGYINTGENHNISVEYNALELLRSSLNLRSFPNGGRNCYTLSPATTGFKYLVRATFLHGNYDGKERDLVRLPLVFDLYMGLHFWDRISVSSTTTMYVAEAIFVAEVSSISVCLIDIGSGTAFVSSLEMRQMKSSLYPVALQNQSIALQERRSLGASSLVRYPDDPYDRLWWPSNGTSRWLNLSTTSEIKHYLTDEVEVPIRVLQTAVTSPTTSIPLNLSWTVPSAWLAMAPPGYYLNLYYTDFQNQHKREFDIYYNGFLWEANNRPVSPAYLFADYTTATAIVTDASGFYNVCIIATNTSVLPPILSAYEIYYLIQHDDTATDTQDVEAMMNIKSEYQVEKNWMGDPCLPEKYTWIGLTCRSDGVTSRVKTLDMSNSDLQGAISEQFSFLKSLQYLNLSFNNLNGPVPDSLTNLLSLRVLDLSGNHLDGPIPEALCMARSLTLRYDTINGDPCNGKSPHKENTLLITVVAVPVVIMALLACTLTVFCFCRKQDSVPSVLLGCVDLPGPKSQENCKGHIHTSDSREFTYAELVAITNNFSACIGEGGYGPVFHGQLKDGTQVAVKMHSPTSATGKGMEEFLAEVGSLTTVHHRYLVVLVGYCTDKDHLALIYEYMPNGSLYDNIRGRNAIVQTLGWRDRARIALEAAQGLDYLHTGCVLPIIHRDLKAHNILLGHDMVAKISDFGLSKSYINVAQSHISVTAAGTLGYIDPEYCVSGRLTTSSDVFSFGVVLLEIVTGEPPILPTPVHIVQRVKEKVIMGDIEAIVDRRLHCQYDFSSIWKVVDMALLCTREVSSERPTMSMVVAQLKDALALEESRVSSSTISQVGSNVDLSISWVASGR, encoded by the exons ACGAAGGATTCATCAGCATAGACTGCGGGCTTCCAGGTGGATCCAGCTACCTGGACGAGAAAACAGGTTTCAACTACACTTCAGACGATGGGTACATAAACACCGGAGAGAACCACAACATCTCTGTAGAATACAATGCTCTTGAACTGCTCAGGTCAAGTTTGAACCTCAGAAGCTTTCCCAATGGAGGCCGGAACTGCTACACCTTGTCTCCTGCCACGACAGGCTTCAAGTACCTCGTGAGAGCAACGTTCTTGCACGGGAATTATGATGGTAAGGAGCGTGACCTCGTCAGGTTGCCACTGGTGTTTGATCTCTACATGGGGCTCCATTTCTGGGACCGGATCAGCGTCAGCAGCACTACGACGATGTACGTCGCGGAGGCAATCTTTGTGGCTGAGGTAAGCTCAATATCCGTTTGCTTGATAGACATTGGCAGTGGGACTGCCTTTGTGTCGTCACTGGAGATGAGGCAGATGAAGAGCTCATTGTACCCAGTAGCCTTGCAAAATCAGTCCATCGCGCTCCAGGAACGGCGTAGCCTTGGTGCAAGCAGCCTAGTCAG GTATCCGGATGATCCCTACGATCGTTTGTGGTGGCCATCAAACGGTACCTCACGGTGGCTGAATCTATCGACAACAAGTGAAATTAAACATTATTTAACTGATGAAGTTGAGGTACCAATTAGAGTGCTCCAAACTGCCGTCACCTCGCCTACCACCTCCATCCCTCTCAACTTGTCGTGGACAGTTCCTTCTGCCTGGCTGGCCATGGCACCGCCTGGGTACTACCTCAATTTGTATTATACTGATTTCCAGAATCAACACAAACGGGAATTTGATATATACTACAATGGCTTCCTGTGGGAGGCAAATAATCGGCCAGTCAGCCCAGCCTATCTCTTTGCAGACTATACAACTGCCACCGCTATAGTCACTGATGCCAGCGGTTTCTACAATGTCTGCATCATCGCTACCAACACCTCTGTGCTCCCTCCCATACTAAGTGCATACGAGATATACTACCTCATCCAGCATGATGATACTGCAACCGATACACAAGATG TTGAAGCAATGATGAATATCAAAAGTGAATACCAAGTCGAGAAGAACTGGATGGGTGACCCATGTTTACCCGAAAAATATACATGGATTGGATTGACATGTAGAAGTGATGGAGTGACATCAAGAGTAAAAACTTT GGACATGTCCAACAGTGATTTGCAAGGTGCAATATCTGAACAATTTTCTTTTTTGAAATCACTCCAATACTT GAATCTGTCGTTCAATAATTTAAATGGACCAGTGCCCGATTCTTTGACAAACTTATTGTCCCTTCGTGTCCT CGATCTATCAGGGAATCATCTTGATGGTCCAATTCCTGAAGCTTTATGCATGGCACGCTCACTTACTTTAAG GTATGACACCATAAATGGAGATCCATGCAATGGAAAATCACCACATAAGGAAAACACCCTCCTCATAACTGTCGTAGCAGTACCTGTGGTGATAATGGCATTGCTGGCATGTACATTGACAGTGTTTTGTTTCTGCAGAAAGCAAG ATTCAGTTCCAAGTGTGCTACTGGGATGTGTTGATCTGCCAGGTCCCAAAAGTCAAGAAAACTGTAAAGGTCATATACACACATCCGACAGCCGTGAATTCACATATGCGGAGTTGGTTGCAATAACAAACAATTTTTCCGCATGCATTGGTGAAGGAGGTTATGGACCTGTCTTCCATGGCCAATTAAAAGATGGTACCCAGGTTGCTGTCAAGATGCATTCTCCAACATCAGCAACAGGAAAAGGGATGGAAGAGTTTTTAGCTGAG gTTGGGAGCTTAACAACCGTGCACCATAGGTATCTCGTTGTGCTGGTTGGCTACTGCACTGACAAGGACCATTTAGCTCTAATTTATGAGTACATGCCTAATGGAAGTCTTTATGATAACATACGAG GCAGAAATGCAATTGTTCAGACACTGGGATGGCGTGATCGAGCACGGATTGCACTTGAAGCTGCCCAAG GTTTGGACTACTTGCACACGGGATGCGTATTACCAATAATTCATAGAGACTTGAAGGCGCACAACATTCTTCTAGGACATGACATGGTTGCTAAGATCTCAGATTTTGGATTGTCCAAGTCATACATCAATGTGGCACAAAGTCACATATCTGTGACAGCTGCAGGAACTCTAGGCTACATCGATCCAGA GTACTGTGTTAGCGGCAGGCTCACCACAAGCAGTGATGTCTTCAGCTTTGGAGTGGTTTTACTAGAGATTGTCACAGGTGAACCTCCAATCTTGCCGACCCCTGTGCATATTGTGCAGCGTGTAAAGGAGAAGGTTATCATGGGCGATATTGAGGCAATTGTTGATCGAAGACTTCACTGTCAATATGACTTCAGTTCTATTTGGAAGGTTGTGGACATGGCCCTGCTTTGCACAAGAGAGGTGTCCAGTGAGAGGCCAACAATGAGTATGGTGGTGGCTCAGCTAAAGGACGCTCTAGCACTGGAAGAATCACGTGTAAGTTCAAGCACCATTAGCCAAGTCGGTTCTAATGTGGACCTGTCAATTAGCTGGGTAGCATCAGGAAGATGA